The Populus alba chromosome 6, ASM523922v2, whole genome shotgun sequence genome contains a region encoding:
- the LOC118050248 gene encoding large ribosomal subunit protein eL39 encodes MPSHKTFRIKKKLAKKMRQNRPIPHWIRMRTDNTIRYNAKRRHWRRTKLGF; translated from the exons ATG CCGTCACACAAGACATTTAGGATCAAGAAGAAACTAGCAAAGAAGATGAGGCAAAACAGGCCTATCCCTCATTGGATTCGCATGAGAACCGATAACACTATCAg GTACAACGCCAAGCGCAGGCACTGGAGAAGAACTAAACTTGGATTCTAA